A window from Electrophorus electricus isolate fEleEle1 chromosome 7, fEleEle1.pri, whole genome shotgun sequence encodes these proteins:
- the vwa5b2 gene encoding von Willebrand factor A domain-containing protein 5B2: MPGLKNRATWAPLLLKSSHITSCANGCSLGIKAHLTYVNTELQPVEGVFVYPLGEQEVVVGFEALVSGRLLGVELQGWGSTEPCCLRGCPGAACPSSELGCCGRTGLNLQCPNGHLLLDEDLERTTFIIGTGLIAPMEMMSIVISTTVELPTLENGAIHLIYPTVLTPIVRARMPSTKSENGGRSEETSATRCFRAVSIKQEKVSGADEHCHHVLFSSPATNPTPYELTFQLLVRGACLLAGLESPTHALRADADPGAQSAFATYITLAEDHPYDRHLEIVLHLSEPHSPLVILERGRLTFSQYEQQISARRDFIRCVRKEAEPEKKLEFVRKRYHKDVLNNPVLMLNFCPDLISEPLELQQTSREVIFLIDCSGTTTQHCLCRIREALLVATKGLPHGVLLNIVSFGSTVRPVFTSSKPCTDLTLAQVFDYVQKLCADMGASNLLGALSWVYRQPVQRSCPRQILILTEGSLGCVGRVLELVRQNTCNGRCFGLGLGPRACRRLLQGVSRVTGGSSEFLCEEERLQPKLIKCVKKALEPALTDIHIDWYVPDNVEALLSPNEIPPLYPGNLLIGYCTLYDVSAFKVKKNEGHSSRVPGRGSSGSVFETSPATSELLQPLVQAGEEGQGEEPDDDNREDVGRGLSREISSEFSCAPATDITINTSNTIPEQDWVMSSVRRRMETASYVQEQYMLTRCSLDSDRALPTLGPPAENLLLGSDSSSLPQGLEKVLPPHTRGLSRWESPWQQSTAPSVDAGSGKRALARCALAARSFSSPQGDLDMHRLRRALERVSFEQTIGDRLEETDTETHSTPRAPLSVTDSNGHLFPASPLDWDNFADPEGLFTAAPGDESQAVGVPCRSVIHGMLGTRPVSWEVSVDLAPLWDPEGLPSGPWDEIVHQLTAQSVIRDFENMAEKETDIEHGSSKRYRMKAIQTSKSCGIICMYTTFTATDTRPGQSSSETRHTGVRFGSRHSTGVRRQRAQSVGLGHRPSSRDSEETDNIHTSIGLSRSAALISSSTSSSPQRSSESRSFDSFFGSRFNLGRLKNSYSSGRQAPLKPQCLSAESDTPANSESPDYLPLVRLQLASGAFLLSSSFSECIDIPLDRVKRASPYLSHRSSLSLPCTARPIAPYRPEDRPAARLRQACYSEPLAPEEGSLDLTGRVLQADSGRGSETDMCERSPLEVAELQGEELAQLDVESSSWATAVALAWLEHHCAGFFVEWELVAAKADFWLKCQSLPEGVDLPGLKAAARQMFLLLRHWDENLQLNVLCYNPNNM, translated from the exons ATGCCAGGCCTGAAGAATCGTGCCACGTGGGCTCCTCTACTGCTGAAGAGCTCGcacatcacttcctgtgccAACGGCTGTTCACTGGGCATCAAGGCACACCTGACATATGTTAACACTGAACTCCAACCAGTGGAag GGGTGTTTGTGTACCCACTGGGCGagcaggaggtggtggtgggcttCGAGGCGCTGGTCTCAGGCCGCCTGCTGGGTGTGGAGCTGCAGGGCTGGGGCAGTACGGAGCCCTGCTGTCTGAGGGGCTGCCCCGGGGCAGCTTGTCCCAGCTCAGAGTTGGGGTGCTGTGGGAGGACCGGCCTGAACCTGCAGTGCCCCAACG GTCATCTCCTCCTGGATGAAGATCTGGAGCGTACCACCTTCATCATCGGGACAGGACTGATTGCTCCAATGGAGATGATGTCTATTGTGATCAGCACCACGGTGGAACTCCCCACACTGGAGAATGGTGCGATCCACCTGATCTATCCCACAGTTCTCACTCCCATAGTAAGAGCCAGGATGCCATCAACCAAAAGTGAAAATGGGGGAAGATCTGAGGAGACAAG tgCAACAAGGTGTTTCAGAGCAGTGTCCATCAAGCAGGAGAAGGTGTCGGGGGCTGATGAACACTGTCATCATGTGCTGTTCTCGAGCCCTGCCACTAACCCCACTCCCTACGAGCTCACCTTCCAGCTGCTGGTCCGAGGGGCATGCCTGCTCGCGG GGTTAGAGAGCCCGACACATGCCCTCAGAGCAGACGCAGACCCCGGCGCTCAGTCTGCCTTTGCCACCTACATCACCCTGGCTGAGGACCACCCATACGACCGCCACCTGGAGATCGTACTGCATCTGAGCG AGCCTCACAGCCCATTGGTTATCCTGGAGAGGGGCCGGCTTACCTTCAGCCAATATGAGCAGCAGATCAGTGCCCGGCGTGATTTCATTCGCTGTGTCCGCAAGGAGGCAGAGCCTGAGAAGAAG CTGGAATTTGTGCGGAAGCGCTACCATAAAGACGTCCTCAACAACCCAGTGCTGATGCTGAACTTCTGCCCGGACCTGATCTCTGAGCCCCTGGAGCTCCAGCAGACGAGCAGAGAAGTTATCTTCCTCATCGACTGTAGTGGGACCACCACACAGCACTGTCTCTGCAGGATCAGG GAAGCTCTGCTGGTGGCCACTAAGGGCCTGCCTCATGGCGTCCTGCTCAACATCGTGAGCTTTGGATCCACTGTCAGACCAGTTTTTACCTCCAGCAAACCCTGCACTGAT CTCACTTTAGCCCAGGTGTTCGACTATGTCCAGAAGTTGTGTGCGGACATGGGGGCCAGTAACCTGTTGGGGGCGCTGTCCTGGGTTTACCGCCAGCCAGTCCAACGCAGCTGCCCCCGCCAGATCCTCATCCTGACTGAGGGCTCCCTGGGATGCGTCGGACGGGTGCTAGAGCTGGTCAGACAGAACACCTGTAACGGCAG GTGTTTTGGATTGGGTCTCGGGCCACGGGCGTGCAGGAGGCTCCTTCAGGGTGTTTCCAGGGTGACGGGAGGAAGCTCAGAGTTCCTCTGTGAGGAAGAGAGGTTGCAGCCAAAG CTAATCAAGTGCGTGAAGAAAGCTCTGGAACCTGCGCTAACAGATATACACATAGACTGGTATGTGCCAGACAACGTGGAAGCACTCCTCTCGCCCAATGAGATTCCTCCGCTTTACCCAGGGAACCTCCTGATTGGCTACTGCACTCTTTATGATGTATCTGCATTCAAAGTCAAGAAGAatgaa GGTCACTCCTCCAGGGTCCCAGGCCGGGGCTCTTCAGGCTCCGTGTTCGAGACGTCTCCCGCCACCTCAGAGCTGCTCCAGCCGCTGGTGCAGGCGGGTgaggaggggcagggggaggagcctgATGATGACAACAGGGAGGATGTGGGGAGGGGGCTCTCACGGGAGATCTCCTCTGAGTTCTCCTGCGCCCCCGCGACAGACATCACCATCAACACCAGTAACACCA TCCCTGAGCAGGACTGGGTCATGAGCAGCGTGCGGCGGAGGATGGAGACAGCGTCCTACGTCCAGGAGCAGTACATGCTGACGCGGTGCTCTCTGGACAGCGACAGGGCCTTGCCCACGCTTGGACCCCCAGCCGAGAACCTCCTCCTGGGCTCGGACTCCAGCTCACTCCCCCAGGGCCTGGAGAAGGTGTTGCCACCTCACACCAGGGGCCTCTCCCGCTGGgagtcaccatggcaacagagcaCTGCCCCATCAGTGGATGCGGGAAGCGGGAAG aGAGCTCTGGCGCGCTGTGCTTTGGCTGCCCGGAGCTTCTCCTCACCACAGGGCGACCTTGACATGCACCGCCTGCGGAGGGCACTGGAGAGGGTGTCCTTCGAGCAGACCATCGGGGACAGACTAGAGGAGactgacacagagacacacagcactCCCAGAGCACCTTTATCTGTCACAGACTCCA ACGGCCACCTGTTCCCAGCGTCCCCACTCGACTGGGACAACTTCGCCGACCCCGAGGGTCTATTTACAGCTGCCCCGGGGGACGAGTCCCAGGCTGTGGGGGTCCCCTGCCGCTCGGTGATCCACGGCATGCTGGGGACCAGGCCCGTGTCCTGGGAGGTCAGTGTGGACCTGGCCCCCCTGTGGGACCCGGAGGGCCTCCCGTCTGGCCCCTGGGATGAGATCGTCCACCAACTCACTGCCCAGTCTGTCATCAGAGACTTTGAGAACATGgctgagaaagagacagatataGAACATG GTTCATCTAAGCGTTACCGTATGAAGGCCATCCAGACCAGTAAGAGTTGTGGAATCATCTGTATGTACACAACATTCACTGCGACTGATACCCGCCCAGGCCAGAGCTCATCAGAGACAcgacacacag GTGTGAGGTTTGGGAGCAGACACAGTACTGGCGTCAGGAGACAGAGGGCGCAGTCAGTCGGCCTTGGTCACAGACCATCCAGCAGAGACAGTGAAGAAACAGACAACATACACACCTCTatag GTCTGAGCAGAAGCGCGGCCCTCATCAGCTCCTCGACCTCCTCATCTCCTCAGCGTTCCAGTGAGAGCCGTTCCTTCGACAGCTTCTTCGGATCCAG GTTTAACCTGGGCAGGCTTAAGAACAGTTACAGCTCAGGACGGCAAGCCCCTCTGAAACCCCAGTGCCTGTCTGCCGAATCAGACACACCCGCAAACTCAGAGTCACCTGACTACCTGCCTCTG GTGCGCCTGCAGTTGGCCTCGGGTGCCTTCCTGCTGTCCAGCTCGTTCTCTGAGTGCATTGACATCCCTCTGGATCGCGTGAAGAGAGCGTCTCCATACCTTAGCCATCGCAGCAGCCTGAGCCTGCCCTGCACCGCCCGCCCCATCGCCCCCTACAGGCCGGAGGACCGGCCTGCCGCCCGCCTGCGCCAGGCCTGCTACAGCGAGCCCCTCGCCCCAGAGGAGGGGTCTCTTGACCTCACGGGCAGAGTCCTGCAGGCAGACAGTGGGCGTGGCTCTGAGACAGACATGTGCGAAAGGTCCCCGCTGGAGGTGGCGGAACTCCAGGGCGAGGAGCTGGCACAGCTCGACGTGGAGAGCTCGAGCTGGGCGACGGCTGTGGCGCTGGCCTGGCTGGAGCACCACTGCGCCGGGTTCTTCGTCGAGTGGGAGCTGGTAGCTGCCAAGGCGGATTTTTGGCTCAAGTGTCAATCACTGCCGGAGGGCGTGGACTTGCCAGGGCTAAAGGCGGCGGCCAGGCAGATGTTCCTGTTGCTCCGCCACTGGGACGAGAACCTGCAACTCAACGTGCTCTGCTACAACCCAAATAACATGTGA